One stretch of Opisthocomus hoazin isolate bOpiHoa1 chromosome 18, bOpiHoa1.hap1, whole genome shotgun sequence DNA includes these proteins:
- the STMN3 gene encoding stathmin-3: MASTVSAYKEKMKELSLLSLICSCFHTQPHPNTIYQYGDMEVKQLDKRASGQSFEVILKSPSDLSPESPILSSPPKKKDLSLEELQRRLEAAEERRKTQEAQVLKQLAEKREHEREVLHKALEENNNFSRLAEEKLNYKMELSREIREAHLAALRERLREKELHAAEVRRNKEQREEISG, translated from the exons atggccagcaccGTCTCAG CCTACAAGGAGAAAATGAAGGAGCTGTCTCTGCTCTCCCTCATCTGTTCCTGTTTCCACACCCAGCCCCACCCGAACACCATCTACCAGTACGGAG ATATGGAGGTGAAGCAGCTGGATAAGAGGGCATCAGGCCAGAGCTTCGAAGTGATCCTGAAGTCCCCGTCAGATTTATCTCCTGAGAGCCCgatcctttcctccccccccaagaAGAAGGACCTGTccctggaggagctgcagaggaggctggaggctgcagaagagaggaggaag ACCCAGGAGGCGCAGGTGCTGAAGCAGCTGGCGGAGAAGCGGGAACACGAGCGGGAGGTGCTGCACAAGGCGCTGGAGGAGAACAACAACTTCAGCCGCCTGGCCGAGGAGAAACTCAACTACAAGATGGAGCTGAGCAGGGAGATCCGTGAAGCACATCTCGCCGCCTTGAGGGAGCGGCTCCGCGAGAAG GAACTGCACGCAGCTGAAGTTCGCAGGAACAAGGAACAGCGGGAGGAGATCTCTGGATAA